The Fuscovulum sp. sequence CTGAACCTGTTTGCGGATCGCTTTCCCCGGCGCTGTTTTGATGTGGGGATCGCAGAACAGCATGCGGTGACGTTCAGCGCGGGGTTGGCGGCGGGGGGGATGAAGCCGTTCTGTGCGATCTATTCCACCTTCCTGCAGCGTGGTTATGATCAGGTGGTGCATGACGTGGCGATCCAGCGGTTGCCCGTGCGCTTTGCCATTGATCGGGCGGGGCTGGTGGGGGCGGATGGCGCCACCCATGCGGGCAGTTTCGACGTGGCCTTCCTTGCCAATCTGCCGGGCATCGTGGTGATGGCGGCGGCGGATGAGGCGGAGCTGGTACATATGGTGGCGACCGCTGTGGCACATGACGACGGGCCGATTGCGTTTCGTTTTCCGCGCGGGGATGGTGTGGGCTGTGACATGCCCACACGCGGCGTGCCGCTGGAAATCGGCAAGGGACGGGTCATCCGCGAAGGGGCGCGGGCGGCGATCCTGTCCTTCGGCACACGACTGGCCGAGGTGCTGAAGGCGGCAGAAGCGCTGGCCCAGCGCGGGATTGCGCCGACGGTGATTGATGCGCGGTTCGCCAAGCCGCTGGACCGGGATCTGATCCTGAACGCGGCCCGCCACCATGAGGCGCTGATTACGGTGGAAGAGGGCGCGGTGGGCGGCTTTGGCAGCCATGTGGCGCAGTTGCTGGCCGATGAGGGCGTGTTCGACCGGGGGCTGAAGTTCCGCAGCATGGTGCTGCCCGACATATTCATCGATCAGGCCAGCCCGGAGCGGATGTATCAAGTCGCCGGAATGGATGCGGCGCAGATCGAGGCGAAGGTTTTGCAGGCGCTGGGGGTGGCGGTGGTGGGGAAACGGGCCTGACGGCCCGGATCCCCTGCCCTTTCAGCCGCGTTCGGCAAGCTTCCGTTCCAGCCCTTCGATCCGGGCCATCAGTTCGGCATGACGTTCGGCAGCGTGGTCGGGTTTATCAGCCTCGGCCGCTTCTTGCATGGCGTTGACCACAAGGCCGACCAGCAAGTTGATCACCGCGAAGGTGGTCACCAGAATGAAGCCGATGAAGAAGATCCAGGAATAGGGATAAACCTCCATCACCGGGCGGACAACGGCATCAGCCCAGCCCTCCAGCGTCATCACCTGAAACAGCGTCAGCGCGGTGGCACCAAGATCACCGAAACGGTCGGGGAAGCTGACCCCGAAAAGTTTGGTCGCCATGACGGCCGAGACGTAGAACAGGATCAGTGTCAGCAACAGGACCGACCCCATCCCCGGCAGGGCGCGGAGGAAGCCTTCGACCACGCGGCGCAGGCTGGGGGCTATGGAGATGACGCGCAGCACCCGCAACACCCGCAGCGCCCGCAGGACGGACAGGCCGCCGCTTGCAGGCAGCAGGGCCACGCCGACGACCGCCAGATCAAAGACGTTCCAGCCTGACCGGAAAAAGCGCCCGCCCAGCGCGAACAGCTTTAGCACCAGTTCAGCGATGAAGATGGCGAGGCAGAGACGATCAAGGAACAGGATCGTTCCGCCTGCCGCGGCCATGATCGGCTTTGACGTCTCCAGTCCAAGGATGACGGCGTTGAACAGGATCACCGCAAGGATGAAGCGGGTGACGACGGGACGGTCGAGAAATTCGGCAACTTGGGAACGCAGGGCAGTCATCTTTTCTTACCTTTGTGAATCGCTACGCCCGGCCTTTGCGGGCCGGGCGCGGTGTTGATTCAGGATATCTTCACTCGGCCGGTTTCACCAGATCGGCCTTTGGCTGATCCTTGGTCTTCCAGAGCGAGAAGACCACGCCTGCCGTGAGGATCGCGAAGGTGATGCCCAGCGACCAGCTCGGCGGGAACTTTTCCCAACCCATCAGATCGGCGATGAAGATCTTGGACCCGATAAAGACCAGAAGCAGCGACAGCGCGTATTTCAGATAGGCGAAGCGGTGCAGGATGGCCGCCAGCGCGAAGTAGAGGGCGCGCAGGCCGAGGATCGCGAAGATGTTCGAGGTGTAGACGATGTAGGGGTCGGTGGTGATGGTGAACACTGCCGGCACCGAATCCACCGCAAAGACCAGATCGGCGATTTCGATCAGGATCAGAGCGATGAAGAGCGGCGTGGCCCAACGCACCATCTTGCCCCCGGGATCGGGCTTGTTGACGAAGAAGTTGTTGCCGTGCAGTTCATCCGTCACGCGGAAGCGGCGCTTGATGAATTTCAGGACCGGGTTGTTGGCGATGTTGTGGTCGGATTCGCCCACGAACATCATCTTGATGCCGGTGAAGATCAGGAAGACCGCGAAGACATAGAGCACCCAGCTGTAGGACGCGACGATGGTTGCCCCCAGCCCGATCATGATACCGCGCAGGATGATCACGCCGAGGATACCCCAGAACAGCACGCGGTGCTGATAGGCACGGGGCACGGCGAAGAAGGCGAAGATCAGCGCGATGACAAAGACGTTGTCCATCGCGAGCGTTTTTTCGACGACGAAGGCCGTCAGATAGTGGGCGGTCGGCTCCCATCCCATCTGCCAATAGACGAAGCCCGAAAAGGCGAGGCCGAGGGTGATGTACATCGCGGAAAGCTTGAGGCTTTCGGCGACGCCGATTTCGTGATCGCCGTCCTTGTGCAGAACGCCGAGGTCGAAGGCGAGCAGCGCCACGACCAGTGTGATGAAGAGCAGCCACATCCATAGCGGCTTGCCCAGAAACAGAAGAACGAGAAATTCCATGCCCATTGACCTTTCGAGACACAAATTCAACGCGTCTGGAGGTCAGCCAATCACCGGTCCGGGCATGACATCGAGACGCACTCGATGCGGTCCGACATGGCGCTGTTAAGCGTCAGAGGGGCCCGGCCCGCTGGCAGAAGGTGGGTATGGGAATGATCGATTCAACCCCTGCATCGGGGAAAAAATCACGGGCGCGTGATTTGGACTGAGGGTGCCCCCCTTCCGGCTTGGGCGGGCGCGGGGGCGCGATCAGGTTTCCAACGCGAGCAGTGCGGCAAGGCCCTGGCGATAGGTGGGATGCAGAAGGGTGATGCCGAGATCGGATTTGATCCGGTCATTCCGGACGCGCTTGCTTTCGGCATAGAAGCTGCGCGCCATCGGGGTGAGGTCGGCCTGATCATAGGGGATGGCCGGGGGCAGCGGCAGGCCGAGCAGTTCCGCCGCATGGGCGATCACGTCTTCGGGCGGGGCGGGATCGTCATCGCAGAGGTTGTAGACGGAACCCGGACGGGGGTGCTGCATCGAGGCGGCCAGAACCTGTGCGATGTCATCGACATGAATGCGGCTGAAGACCTGACCGGGCTTGATGATGCGGCGGGCGGTCCCGTCGCGGACCTTTTCGAAAGGGCCGCGACCGGGGCCATAGATGCCCGCGAGGCGGAAGATGTGCACCGGCAGGCCGAGGTCGCCCCAAGCGGTTTCGGCGGCCACACGGGCCTGACCGCGCGGGGTGGCGGGGGTGAGGGGGGTATCCTCACTCACCCAGCCGCCCTGATGATCGCCGTAGACGGCTGTGGTGGAGAGATAGCCCACCCATTCCGGGCGGGCGGCGTGGAGTTCGGCCGCATGGTCGCGCAGGATGGGATCACCCGACGCATCCGGGGCGACGGAGGTGAGGATATGACTGGCGCGGGCGAGGGCCGGGGCGAGCGTGCCGGGCAGGAGTAGAGGTTCGACGCCTTCGGCCGCGAATGCGCGGGCCCGGTCGGCGCTGCGGGTGGTGCCGATGACCACCCAGCCTTGCGGAATGAGAAGGCGGGCGAGGGCCTGCGCGGAATAGCCGTGGCCAATGGAAAGAAGCGTTTTCATGGGGCGACTATTTCGCGGCAGACAGCCCTGCGCAAGCTGTTGCAAAGCCTTCACTTGCGGAAGCCCCCCCCTTTCGGATTAGATGCGTGATCAAATTACGAGTAGCGAAAGAAAAAAGAACAAAGACATGACCGACGAAGCCCATCCGATTTTGACCCCCGACACGATGGAACCCGAAGCGTTCCTTGATCCCATTGCCGCTGTTGACCGGCTGGAAGAGCTGTATTTTTCCGCGACGGCCTTTCTGTCGCAGCATTTCACGAAAGCCGTGACGGGGCAGAAGCCCGCATCGCGCATCCGCGCCTATTACCCCGAAATCCGGCTGACCACGACGAGCCATGTGAAGACCGACTCGCGCCTGTCCTTTGGTCATGTGGCGGAGCCGGGCACCTATTCCACCACGGTCACGCGGCCGGACCTGTTTCGCAACTACCTGATCCAGCAGATCGAGCTTCTGGTGCGCCATCATGGCCAGCCGGTGCTGATCGGCCCGTCGGAAACGCCGATTCCAGTGCATTTCGCGGTGGCCGGGAACCCCAAAGTTTCTGTCCCGCAGGAAGGCGTGCTGGAGTTTTCGCTGCGCGACGTGTTCGATGTGCCGGACCTGGCCACCACGAATGATGACATCGTGAACGGCACGCGACAGGTGCATGCCGATGGATCGCGCCCGCTGGCCCCGTTCACCGCACAGCGTGTGGATTATTCGCTGGCCCGGCTGGTGCATTACACCGCAACGGATGCGGCGCATTTCCAGAACCATGTGTTGTTCACCAACTATCAGTTCTATGTCGATGAGTTTGAGGCCTATGCCCGTGAGGTGCTGGCCGATCCGGCATCGGGCTATACGGCCTTTGTCGCGCCCGGCAATCAGGTGATCGAGACGCCCGATGGCGCCCTGCATCAGCCCACCAAGATGCCGCAAATGCCGACCTATCACCTGAAGCGGGCGGATGGTCAGGGGATCACGCTGGTCAATATCGGCGTCGGCCCGTCCAATGCCAAGACCGCGACCGACCATATCGCCGTGCTGCGCCCGCATGCATGGTTGATGGTGGGCCATTGCGCGGGGTTGCGGAATTCCCAGAGCCTTGGCGATTTCGTGCTGGCCCATGCCTATCTGCGCGAAGATCATGTGCTGGACGACGACCTGCCCATCTGGGTGCCGATTCCTGCGCTGGCCGAGATCCAGATCGCGCTGGAAGACGCAGTGGAAGAGGTGACCCAGCTTGAGGGGTATGAGCTGAAGCGCATCATGCGGACGGGAACGGTCGCCACCATCGACAACCGCAACTGGGAATTGCGTGATCAGTCCGGCCCGGTGCAGCGCCTGTCGCAATCGCGGGCCATCGCGCTGGATATGGAAAGCGCCACCATCGCGGCGAACGGGTTCCGGTTCCGGGTGCCCTATGGCACGCTTTTGTGTGTGTCCGACAAGCCGCTGCATGGTGAGTTGAAGCTGCCCGGCATGGCATCGGAATTCTACAAGACACAGGTCGCGCGGCATTTGCAGATCGGGGTTCGTGCAATGGAGATGTTGCGCGCCATGCCGATCGAACGCATCCACAGCAGAAAGTTGCGCAGCTTTGACGAAACCGCGTTTCTCTGACCGTGACGGCATGTTTCCGCCATGCCACCCTGCGTAAAGCGGCGGGAACGGGCAGAATGCGCTTGATTTGTTCGGTAAAACAGATTTTAGCGACGCAAGTCACTTCAAGGACAGGGACAGCCCCGCCTGATATCGGGACCAGTAACGAAGGAACATCACATGACCAAACCGATGACCAAGACCCAGCTTGTAGCCGCTCTCGCCGACCAGATGGGTTCGGACAAGAAAACCGCCGGCGCAGCTTTGGATGCGATTGCCGCAGTGGTGGCAACGGAAGTGGCCGCCGGTGGTGCCGTGACGCTGCCGGGTCTGGGCAAGGTCGTTTGCCGCGCACGGCCCGAGCGTCAGGTGCGCAACCCGGCGACCGGCGAAACCGTGACCAAGCCCGCTGACAAGCAGGTGAAGTTCTCGATCGCCAAGGCGCTGAAGGACAGCGTCAACGCCTGACCTGCGGCCTGATGGCCAAGGCAATGGGCCGCCCCGAAACGGGCGGCCTTTCTTTTTGGGACGCTGACAATGGATCTGCGCGCGCTTTTGATGGGCCTCCTCTTTGCCCTGATGTGGTCATCGGCTTTCGCCACGGCCCGCATCATCGTGGCCGATGCCGCGCCGCTGGCCACGCTTGCCGCACGCTTCCTGATTTCGGGCCTTCTCGCCGTGGGCGTCGCGCTGGTGCTGGGCGCGCGCCTCACCCTCACCCGCGCGCAATGGCGTTCTGTCGCGGCCTTCGGCCTTTTGCAGAACGCGGCCTATCTCGGCCTCAACTTCATCGCCTTGCAATGGGTTGAGGCGTCGCTCGCCGTCATCATCGCCGCCTCCATGCCGCTGATGGTCGCCGCCCTGTCTTGGGCCTTCCGGGGCGAACGTCTTCCCGCCCTCGGCCTTGCGGGGCTGGCCGCCGGGTTTGCGGGCGTCGCCCTTATCATGGGAACCCGCCTGTCCGGCGGGGCCGACCCGCTGGGCACCGCGCTTTGCATCCTCGGCGCGCTGGCGCTGGCTGTGGCCACCCTCACCCTGCGCTCCGCCTCCGGCGCGCAGGGCGGGCTCGGCTCGCTCCTGCTGATTGTTGGCCTGCAGATGCTGGCTGGCTCTGCCGCGCTGGCCGTCATCGCCGCCCTGACGGAACCCTTCCGCCTGACGCCGACCCTGCCGCTCGCGCTCGCCTTCACCTACCAGATCTTTATCCCAGGCCTAGCCGCCACGCTGATCTGGTTTGCCCTTGTTCGCCGTATCGGCCCCACTCGCGCGGCGACCTACCACTTCCTCAACCCGGCCTTCGGGACGGCCATCGCGGCGCTTTTGCTGAACGAAACGCTTCGCCTGACCGACATCCTTGGCGCGGCTATTGTCGCCGCAGGCATTCTCGCCGTGCAGCTGTCGCGCCGCGTCCCCTGACCTGCCCTAACCATTCTCTTCCGCCATCACCTTGCGGAACGCCGCCCGCGCCGCCCCTCGCGCCACCCAGTCGCGGATCGCGGGGTCCTCGGC is a genomic window containing:
- a CDS encoding DMT family transporter, yielding MDLRALLMGLLFALMWSSAFATARIIVADAAPLATLAARFLISGLLAVGVALVLGARLTLTRAQWRSVAAFGLLQNAAYLGLNFIALQWVEASLAVIIAASMPLMVAALSWAFRGERLPALGLAGLAAGFAGVALIMGTRLSGGADPLGTALCILGALALAVATLTLRSASGAQGGLGSLLLIVGLQMLAGSAALAVIAALTEPFRLTPTLPLALAFTYQIFIPGLAATLIWFALVRRIGPTRAATYHFLNPAFGTAIAALLLNETLRLTDILGAAIVAAGILAVQLSRRVP
- a CDS encoding HU family DNA-binding protein, whose product is MTKPMTKTQLVAALADQMGSDKKTAGAALDAIAAVVATEVAAGGAVTLPGLGKVVCRARPERQVRNPATGETVTKPADKQVKFSIAKALKDSVNA
- a CDS encoding ion transporter, giving the protein MTALRSQVAEFLDRPVVTRFILAVILFNAVILGLETSKPIMAAAGGTILFLDRLCLAIFIAELVLKLFALGGRFFRSGWNVFDLAVVGVALLPASGGLSVLRALRVLRVLRVISIAPSLRRVVEGFLRALPGMGSVLLLTLILFYVSAVMATKLFGVSFPDRFGDLGATALTLFQVMTLEGWADAVVRPVMEVYPYSWIFFIGFILVTTFAVINLLVGLVVNAMQEAAEADKPDHAAERHAELMARIEGLERKLAERG
- a CDS encoding SDR family oxidoreductase, whose translation is MKTLLSIGHGYSAQALARLLIPQGWVVIGTTRSADRARAFAAEGVEPLLLPGTLAPALARASHILTSVAPDASGDPILRDHAAELHAARPEWVGYLSTTAVYGDHQGGWVSEDTPLTPATPRGQARVAAETAWGDLGLPVHIFRLAGIYGPGRGPFEKVRDGTARRIIKPGQVFSRIHVDDIAQVLAASMQHPRPGSVYNLCDDDPAPPEDVIAHAAELLGLPLPPAIPYDQADLTPMARSFYAESKRVRNDRIKSDLGITLLHPTYRQGLAALLALET
- a CDS encoding AMP nucleosidase is translated as MTDEAHPILTPDTMEPEAFLDPIAAVDRLEELYFSATAFLSQHFTKAVTGQKPASRIRAYYPEIRLTTTSHVKTDSRLSFGHVAEPGTYSTTVTRPDLFRNYLIQQIELLVRHHGQPVLIGPSETPIPVHFAVAGNPKVSVPQEGVLEFSLRDVFDVPDLATTNDDIVNGTRQVHADGSRPLAPFTAQRVDYSLARLVHYTATDAAHFQNHVLFTNYQFYVDEFEAYAREVLADPASGYTAFVAPGNQVIETPDGALHQPTKMPQMPTYHLKRADGQGITLVNIGVGPSNAKTATDHIAVLRPHAWLMVGHCAGLRNSQSLGDFVLAHAYLREDHVLDDDLPIWVPIPALAEIQIALEDAVEEVTQLEGYELKRIMRTGTVATIDNRNWELRDQSGPVQRLSQSRAIALDMESATIAANGFRFRVPYGTLLCVSDKPLHGELKLPGMASEFYKTQVARHLQIGVRAMEMLRAMPIERIHSRKLRSFDETAFL
- a CDS encoding TerC family protein, which translates into the protein MEFLVLLFLGKPLWMWLLFITLVVALLAFDLGVLHKDGDHEIGVAESLKLSAMYITLGLAFSGFVYWQMGWEPTAHYLTAFVVEKTLAMDNVFVIALIFAFFAVPRAYQHRVLFWGILGVIILRGIMIGLGATIVASYSWVLYVFAVFLIFTGIKMMFVGESDHNIANNPVLKFIKRRFRVTDELHGNNFFVNKPDPGGKMVRWATPLFIALILIEIADLVFAVDSVPAVFTITTDPYIVYTSNIFAILGLRALYFALAAILHRFAYLKYALSLLLVFIGSKIFIADLMGWEKFPPSWSLGITFAILTAGVVFSLWKTKDQPKADLVKPAE